The Spirochaetales bacterium genomic interval CCGGCTTAAATATGTAAGTCACTTTATAATAAACAGATAACAAACATTTCAATATGAACTCTTGTAATTGTGAGATATCCGGGTTAATCTATCGGGGCTGGTCATCTGAATCAATGTGCGTAAGCGCACCGGGTTCGAATGTTGATTCTGGAGTGGTAAACGAAGCAGGATAAGGTTCCCTGTCGCTCTAAACGTATAGTTGTCGCAGGAAGGGTGCGAAAGGCTTTTATATTTGTATACGACAATCCTTTTTTGCTTCCAACGAAGCAAGAATACTATTAATCCTCCTAATTTATTCTCGATTTCTATGCCGTATTTTTTTTCCATATTCGGTAAAAGTAATCTGTCACCATCTATCTCAATATAATCGTCACCCCACCAGAGCATTACAGTATTAAAACCGGCTTCCTAAATTAATTTTAATCTTAATTCATTTTTAATTTGATACCCGAACCAATAATATATTCCAGTATTCAAAGAATTATCCCTTTTTGCTTTGTTATTTATGGAATCACCTAATTAAGAATAATTATTTACTGAACAGTTATATGCAGTTGTGTGTGTAACCAAACAATAAATTTACTATGTTTCTCTTGATTCCATTCATTACAACGAGTCTAACGATTGTTATTACCGGTTTCTAGAGCCTTTAAATATGGTTCTATATGATCGACATTAATTATTACCGCTGCATGCCGGAAATATTCACCAATTCCCGGGGACAGGATACTTCATTGTATACTATTGAGGGATTGTCGGCGGCTTCAAACCAGTCGATAAACCAATCAAGACCTTCGGCCATACGGGTCAATCCTCTGCTGCGGAACAGTTCATCATTTTTGGACCTCAAACAATTCTTCAGTGCCGCATGGTCCTGATGTCCGTATATATCCTGACACGCGGTCAATAATCCTCCGTATTGGGCCCCCAACTGATCGTTCGGTATGCCCCATTGAGCTGAACAGCCGTTATAGGCGCCGACTCCGCCGCCGGGAACCATGATATCGACCTGGCCGCCTTCGACATCATGACCGATATTGATTGCCTGAATAATCATTCTCTTTCCGGCTATGGCCGCGGCACCGGGATTGGCCCCATAATACCCTTCACCGGTAAACTGCAATTCATAGCATCTGCCGCACACATCACCATGGCTGGTTGCGCCGAAACCATAGGAAAGTGTGGAATTCACGGCCCAGGGGATATATTTATAACACATATACGAACTGCCGTCGGTGCATCCGCTTTGATCATAGGGATCCGAACTCAAGGTGACACCGTCAATGTTGCAGGTGATTAATGGAGACATACCCGCCGGAACATTCGAGTCCCAGGCGCAATGGGGCTTGCAGCAATCCCAAAACCTGGTGGTATAACCCTTCGTTCCCTGTATGTACGCGGTGGGTCTTGGCGTTAAGTTGGGATCGCATGATCCTATCAGTGTCCAGACTTCACCCTCGTCTGAATTCTGCTCCGGATTTGCGCCCTGTGAGTACCAGTTGTTTTCATATGCGTTGCCGTTATAGGACACTCTCATTCCTTCGGTTTCGTAAACCGTATTGGCATTCCATTCAGCCAGACTGGAACAATCGATGCTCCCCGCCGGAGGATTTGTCACGGACGGAGGATCCGTAATAGACGGAGTATCCGTAATAGACGGAGGATCCGTAATAGACGGAGGATTTGTAACAGACGGGGGATCGGTAGGAACCGCTGTCTGGGTGCCGCAGTTGAGTGAAGAAGTAAGACCGACGTAATATTGTGCGATCAAGAGCGCGTCCACAATGTCGATGCCGCCGCTCGCATTCACGTCCGCTACCGAGGAATCATAATTCGCGGGATTTAATCCCACATAAGCCTGGGCGACAATGAGCGCATCGACGATATCGATACCTCCGCTTGCATTGACATCTCCGCATTGCTGCGGGAAAACCTGTCCCGCGAAAAAGACAAGCGAAATGAACATAATAGATGCTGTCTTTACCTTAAAATTTAACCTTTTCATGCTTTCTATCCTTTCTTTTTTATATTTATATTAATTTATATATATACGATTACATACAAGTATATCATAAAAATAGATTGTGTTGCAAATCCCGGAACACTGTATAATTTTAATAATTATTTTTTAATTCTCATTTCCAGTTTATTTAAGTTAATAATTTCTCTTGTATTTGATTAATTGGTTTCTTTTTAGTCGTAATAAGTTTAATTACATCATCTAATTCTTCTTTTTTAAGAATTCTATAGTACATCCATCCACCGTCACCACATGGATATCTATTCTTCCAGACTTCCTTGGTTCTTGGTAAAAATGTTTCGAAAATATCATTAATTTTATTTAATTCATTTTTACCAATTTGAATACATATTGTAAATGCCTTTCCTTCAAAAAACAAGTAACACGAATGCTTATTTTTATGAGAGTATTTATAACTCCATCCATATTTATTTCCAAAAGGGAACTTCAATTCAGTAATTAAATCATAATTATCATTTAAAAAAGATTCAAATAAATCCATATATTCAGCATGAATTTTTCCTATTTCTTTCTTGATTTCTTCTTTTGAAGGTCGTTGAGATTTATCAAGCATTCGTTCGTACATTGTATTAATCCCATGTTAAAATCGGGAAATATAGTATGAAATCAATAAATCCTGAATGGCCGAATAGGGGAAGGGGTATAAAAAGTTTTTTCGAATTTTTCCATGGACGTCCACGTTTGTCGTCTAATCCATATACATCAGCTGAAGCTTGTTTATAAAATCTTCTATGATAAATCTTGAATTAATTGACTGATAAACCCGTATCAATGGTCTTCCACTTTCAAACCGATATGATGTATCTTCATTAAAAATCGGCGCTTCACGATATACATAACGACCACAATTTTCCTCTAATACGACACCGACAGCCGGTGAATCCCCCAAAGACCAACTTTCTCCTGCCGTCCACCCGGCATATTCCGATTGATTACAGCTCACTAAATTTTCAAATAAATGTCGTCCTATTTTACCTATAAATGATGAATACTTTTAATATGCTACTGTCAGTATACGTTCCAGTGGCATCCATCTTGACATATAAGGAACGTCGCTGCGTAAACTTTTAATTTTGCGTCGTATTTTAAAGCTTTTCTGTACCGATTCCAATTTATTTCAACATATCTTTTATCTGTTGCCTGGCTTCCTGGGACATTTTATATTTCTCCGATTTTGTATATTTTTTTGATGAAATCGGAGTCCCGAAATGAATATCGACACTTCCGGATTGAAAAAAATATGAACCTTTCGGCATAATTTCCCTTGTTCCTGCAATAGCAATTGGTACGACATCAATATCAGCCTGTATGGCCATACTAAATATTCCGAGTTTGAATTCTCCAATCTCCCCGGTTCTGCTTCTTGTTCCTTCAGGAAAGGCAAAAACGGATTTGTTTTCCCGCTTGATGGATTCGATTGCCCTGTCGATAGATTTTTTGGCTTTTTTGGGTTCGGATCGATTGATTGAAATATGTCCCATGGCGGCAATACCCCAGCCAAAAAAAGGAATATAAAAAAGACTTTGTTTTGCAATAAATACGGAATAAAACGGAAGAAAACCAAATAAAACAGGGATGTCCGCAAAACTCTGATGATTTGACGTGAAAATGTAATTCTTTTTCCTATCAATCTTTTCGATACCCTTTAGGTG includes:
- a CDS encoding DUF3788 family protein, whose translation is MYERMLDKSQRPSKEEIKKEIGKIHAEYMDLFESFLNDNYDLITELKFPFGNKYGWSYKYSHKNKHSCYLFFEGKAFTICIQIGKNELNKINDIFETFLPRTKEVWKNRYPCGDGGWMYYRILKKEELDDVIKLITTKKKPINQIQEKLLT
- a CDS encoding 1-acyl-sn-glycerol-3-phosphate acyltransferase, which encodes MFKKLIKIIHAVVFWMWVISSCIVYSVFCIIFGLFARRISHIIGVYWCKHMAFVGGCKIHLKGIEKIDRKKNYIFTSNHQSFADIPVLFGFLPFYSVFIAKQSLFYIPFFGWGIAAMGHISINRSEPKKAKKSIDRAIESIKRENKSVFAFPEGTRSRTGEIGEFKLGIFSMAIQADIDVVPIAIAGTREIMPKGSYFFQSGSVDIHFGTPISSKKYTKSEKYKMSQEARQQIKDMLK